One part of the Streptococcus sp. oral taxon 431 genome encodes these proteins:
- a CDS encoding 3-keto-L-gulonate-6-phosphate decarboxylase UlaD, producing the protein MTKRIPNLQVALDHSDLQGAIKAAVSVGHEVDIIEAGTVCLLQVGSELVEVLRSLFPDKIIVADTKCADAGGTVAKNNAVRGADWMTCICCATIPTMEAALKAIKAERGERGEIQIELYGDWTFEQAQLWLDAGISQAIYHQSRDALLAGETWGEKDLNKVKKLIDMGFRVSVTGGLDVDTLKLFEGVDVFTFIAGRGITEAAGPAGAARAFKDEIKRIWG; encoded by the coding sequence ATGACAAAAAGAATACCTAATTTACAAGTTGCATTAGACCATTCAGACTTGCAAGGAGCGATTAAAGCAGCTGTTTCTGTTGGTCATGAAGTAGATATTATTGAAGCTGGAACTGTTTGTTTGCTTCAAGTTGGAAGTGAGCTGGTTGAAGTCTTGCGAAGTCTTTTCCCAGATAAGATTATTGTGGCAGACACAAAATGTGCCGATGCTGGTGGAACAGTTGCCAAAAATAATGCCGTTCGTGGAGCAGATTGGATGACTTGTATCTGTTGTGCAACCATCCCTACTATGGAAGCAGCTCTAAAGGCTATCAAGGCTGAACGTGGAGAGCGAGGCGAAATCCAGATTGAACTTTATGGTGATTGGACTTTTGAACAAGCTCAGCTTTGGCTAGATGCTGGGATCTCACAAGCTATCTATCACCAATCTCGTGATGCCCTTCTTGCTGGTGAAACTTGGGGTGAAAAAGACCTTAATAAGGTTAAAAAACTCATTGACATGGGCTTCCGTGTTTCTGTAACAGGTGGTCTAGATGTAGATACTCTCAAACTTTTTGAAGGCGTTGATGTTTTTACCTTTATCGCAGGCCGTGGAATTACGGAGGCTGCGGGTCCAGCAGGAGCAGCGCGTGCCTTCAAGGATGAAATAAAACGAATTTGGGGGTAA
- a CDS encoding PTS sugar transporter subunit IIA: MNLKQALIENDSIRLGLEAKDWKEAVKVAVDPLIESGAIVPEYYDAIIESTEEYGPYYILMPGMAMPHARPEAGVQRDAFSLITLQNPVVFSDGKEVSVLLALAATSSKIHTSVAIPQIIALFELEDSIARLQACQTKEDVLAMIEESKDSPYLEGLDLES, translated from the coding sequence ATGAATTTAAAACAAGCTTTAATTGAAAATGACTCAATCCGACTAGGTCTAGAAGCTAAAGACTGGAAGGAAGCAGTCAAGGTAGCAGTAGATCCCTTGATTGAAAGTGGGGCGATTGTGCCAGAGTATTACGATGCTATCATCGAATCGACAGAAGAGTATGGTCCTTACTATATCTTGATGCCAGGTATGGCTATGCCCCATGCTAGACCTGAAGCTGGAGTGCAAAGAGATGCCTTTTCATTGATTACCTTGCAAAATCCTGTTGTATTTTCAGATGGGAAAGAGGTCTCTGTTTTGTTGGCACTAGCTGCAACAAGCTCAAAAATTCACACAAGTGTAGCCATTCCACAAATCATTGCCTTATTTGAATTAGAAGATTCTATTGCACGTTTACAGGCTTGCCAGACTAAAGAAGATGTCTTGGCCATGATTGAAGAATCTAAGGATAGCCCTTATCTCGAGGGATTGGATTTGGAAAGTTAG
- a CDS encoding PTS sugar transporter subunit IIB, translating to MVKVLAACGNGMGSSMVIKMKVENALRKLNQTDFTVNSCSVGEAKGLAAGYDIVIASLHLIQELEGRTNGKLIGLDNLMDDKEITEKLSQALQ from the coding sequence ATGGTTAAAGTATTAGCAGCGTGCGGAAATGGAATGGGTTCATCTATGGTTATCAAGATGAAGGTTGAAAATGCCCTCCGTAAGCTTAATCAAACAGACTTTACAGTCAATTCATGCAGTGTCGGTGAAGCAAAAGGTTTAGCAGCAGGCTATGACATCGTAATCGCTTCTCTTCATTTGATTCAAGAATTGGAAGGTCGGACTAATGGGAAGTTAATCGGGCTTGACAACTTGATGGATGATAAAGAAATCACTGAAAAACTCAGTCAAGCACTACAGTAA
- a CDS encoding PTS ascorbate transporter subunit IIC produces the protein MEVISSVLNWFSSNILQNPAFFVGLLVLIGYALLKKPAHDVFSGFVKATVGYMLLNVGAGGLVTTFRPILAALNYKFQIGAAVIDPYFGLAAANNKIAAEFPDFVGTATTALLIGFGVNILLVALRKITKVRTLFITGHIMVQQAATVSLMVLFLVPQLRNAYGTAAIGIICGLYWAVSSNMTVEATQRLTGGGGFAIGHQQQFAIWFVDKVAGRFGKKEESLDNLKLPKFLSIFHDTVVASATLMLVFFGAILLILGPDIMSNKEVITSGTLFNPAKQDFFMYIIQTAFTFSVYLFVLMQGVRMFVSELTNAFQGISNKLLPGSFPAVDVAASYGFGSPNAVLSGFAFGLIGQLITIVLLIVFKNPVLIITGFVPVFFDNAAIAVYADKRGGWKAAVILSFISGVLQVALGALCVALLDLASYGGYHGNIDFEFPWLGFGYIFKYLGIVGYVLVCLFLLVIPQLQFAKAKDKEKYYNGEVQEEA, from the coding sequence ATGGAAGTCATTTCAAGTGTTCTAAATTGGTTTTCTAGCAATATTTTGCAGAATCCCGCATTTTTCGTAGGTTTATTGGTGCTAATAGGATACGCACTGTTGAAAAAACCTGCTCATGACGTTTTCTCAGGTTTCGTTAAAGCAACAGTAGGATATATGTTGCTCAACGTGGGTGCTGGTGGTTTGGTTACAACCTTCCGTCCAATCTTGGCAGCCCTTAACTATAAATTCCAAATCGGTGCGGCGGTTATCGACCCTTACTTTGGACTTGCTGCAGCAAACAACAAAATTGCAGCAGAGTTTCCAGATTTCGTTGGAACTGCAACTACAGCTCTATTGATCGGTTTTGGAGTAAATATCTTGCTTGTAGCTCTACGCAAGATTACGAAAGTAAGAACCCTCTTTATTACTGGTCACATCATGGTACAACAAGCTGCGACTGTATCTCTTATGGTTCTATTCTTAGTCCCACAATTGCGCAATGCTTATGGTACAGCAGCTATCGGTATCATCTGTGGCCTTTACTGGGCAGTTAGTTCAAATATGACTGTTGAGGCAACTCAACGCTTGACTGGTGGTGGCGGATTTGCGATTGGTCACCAACAACAATTTGCAATCTGGTTTGTAGATAAAGTGGCAGGACGCTTTGGTAAGAAGGAAGAAAGTCTAGACAATCTTAAATTGCCTAAATTCCTCTCTATCTTCCACGATACAGTTGTTGCATCTGCTACCTTGATGCTCGTATTCTTCGGAGCCATTCTTTTAATCTTGGGTCCAGACATTATGTCTAATAAAGAAGTCATCACTTCAGGAACTCTATTCAATCCTGCAAAACAAGATTTCTTTATGTATATTATCCAAACAGCCTTCACCTTCTCAGTTTACTTGTTCGTTTTGATGCAAGGTGTCCGCATGTTCGTATCTGAGTTGACAAATGCCTTCCAAGGTATTTCAAACAAATTGTTGCCAGGTTCATTCCCAGCGGTTGACGTTGCAGCTTCTTATGGATTTGGTTCTCCAAACGCGGTCTTGTCAGGATTTGCCTTTGGTTTGATTGGTCAATTGATCACAATTGTCTTGCTCATCGTCTTTAAAAACCCTGTTCTTATTATTACAGGATTTGTACCAGTGTTCTTTGATAATGCAGCAATTGCAGTCTATGCTGATAAGCGTGGTGGATGGAAAGCAGCCGTTATCCTATCCTTCATTTCAGGTGTCCTACAAGTTGCTCTAGGAGCTCTCTGTGTAGCCCTTCTCGACTTAGCATCTTACGGTGGTTACCATGGAAATATCGACTTTGAATTCCCATGGCTTGGATTTGGCTATATCTTCAAATACCTTGGTATTGTTGGTTATGTACTTGTATGTCTCTTCTTGCTCGTTATTCCTCAACTTCAATTTGCCAAAGCAAAAGATAAAGAGAAATATTACAACGGTGAAGTTCAAGAAGAAGCTTAG
- the jag gene encoding RNA-binding cell elongation regulator Jag/EloR → MVLFTGSTVEEAIQTGLKELEIPRMKAHIKVVSREKKGFFGLFGKKPAQVDIEAISETTVVKANQQAVKGVPKEVNAKNEPVKTVSEATVDLGHVVEAIKKIEEEGQGISEEVKAEILKNEKEASTILEETGHIAILKDLLPEESKEQEEVEQNDDLENLGLKIEPTYDIDQVVEEVTNYVQGIIDDMDVEGAISSTSNRRSINMQIDTNEPGRIIGYHGKVLKSLQLLAQNYLYNRYSRTFYITINVNDYVEHRAEVLQSYAQKLATRVLEEGRSQVTDPMSSSERKIIHRIISRMEGVTSYSEGDEPNRYVVVDTE, encoded by the coding sequence ATGGTATTATTTACAGGTTCAACTGTTGAGGAAGCGATCCAAACGGGATTGAAGGAATTGGAGATTCCTAGAATGAAGGCGCATATCAAGGTTGTCTCAAGGGAGAAAAAAGGTTTCTTTGGCCTTTTTGGGAAGAAACCAGCGCAAGTTGATATCGAAGCAATTAGTGAGACAACTGTTGTGAAGGCAAATCAGCAAGCAGTTAAGGGAGTTCCAAAGGAAGTTAATGCTAAGAACGAACCCGTTAAGACTGTTAGTGAAGCAACAGTAGACTTAGGCCATGTTGTTGAAGCAATCAAAAAAATCGAGGAAGAAGGACAAGGCATCTCTGAAGAAGTTAAGGCCGAAATTCTTAAAAATGAGAAAGAAGCTAGTACAATTTTAGAGGAGACTGGTCATATTGCCATTCTAAAAGATTTACTGCCAGAAGAATCTAAAGAGCAGGAAGAAGTCGAGCAGAATGATGATTTAGAAAACCTAGGCTTGAAGATTGAGCCGACCTACGATATTGACCAGGTTGTTGAAGAAGTGACCAACTATGTTCAAGGTATTATTGATGATATGGATGTTGAGGGAGCAATCTCAAGCACTTCAAATCGCCGTTCTATCAATATGCAAATTGATACTAATGAACCAGGTCGTATTATCGGTTACCACGGGAAGGTCTTGAAATCTCTTCAGCTCTTAGCACAAAATTATCTTTATAACCGCTATTCAAGAACCTTCTATATTACTATCAATGTTAATGACTATGTAGAGCACCGTGCAGAAGTCTTGCAAAGCTATGCACAGAAGTTAGCTACACGTGTCCTAGAAGAGGGGCGAAGCCAGGTGACTGATCCAATGTCTAGTAGCGAACGTAAAATTATCCATCGTATCATCTCACGTATGGAAGGTGTCACTAGTTATTCAGAAGGTGATGAGCCAAATCGTTACGTTGTCGTGGATACAGAATAG
- a CDS encoding YidC/Oxa1 family membrane protein insertase → MKKKLQLTSLMVFALFVMSACTASGTTSEITAESTGFWSKFVYFFAETIRFLSFDTSIGLGIILFTLLIRTILLPVFQIQMVASRKMQEVQPLVKELRERYPGRDMESRTKLDQEMRQLFKQHGVKQSASLWPILIQMPVLLALFQALSRVEFLKTGHFLWINLGDVDTTFVLPILAAIFTFLSTWLSNKAMVEKNGAMTGMMYAMPVMIFFFAMYSPSGVALYWAVSNAYQVLQTYLLNNPFKIIAEREAGVQAKKDLEIKKRKALKKAQKKKK, encoded by the coding sequence GTGAAAAAGAAATTACAGTTGACTAGCTTAATGGTGTTTGCTTTATTTGTGATGAGCGCCTGCACGGCTAGTGGTACGACGAGTGAGATTACAGCTGAATCAACAGGTTTTTGGAGTAAATTTGTTTATTTTTTTGCTGAAACTATTCGCTTTTTATCATTTGATACAAGTATTGGTCTGGGGATTATTTTATTTACCCTTTTAATCAGAACCATTCTTTTACCAGTCTTTCAGATACAGATGGTGGCATCTAGAAAGATGCAAGAAGTACAACCACTGGTTAAGGAGTTGCGAGAACGTTATCCGGGACGGGATATGGAGAGCCGTACCAAGCTGGATCAAGAAATGCGTCAGTTGTTCAAGCAACATGGTGTGAAGCAATCAGCTTCTCTTTGGCCAATCTTAATCCAAATGCCAGTCTTGTTGGCCTTGTTCCAAGCTTTGAGTAGGGTAGAATTTCTAAAAACGGGTCATTTCTTATGGATTAACCTTGGTGATGTTGATACGACTTTTGTTTTGCCTATTCTGGCAGCTATCTTTACTTTCCTTAGCACCTGGTTATCCAATAAGGCCATGGTTGAGAAAAATGGTGCTATGACAGGAATGATGTATGCAATGCCAGTCATGATTTTCTTCTTTGCCATGTATTCACCAAGTGGGGTTGCCTTATACTGGGCGGTATCCAATGCTTATCAGGTGCTCCAAACCTATCTGCTCAACAATCCATTTAAGATTATTGCAGAGCGTGAGGCGGGAGTACAGGCTAAGAAGGATTTAGAAATCAAGAAGAGAAAAGCTCTCAAGAAAGCACAGAAAAAGAAAAAGTAA
- the rnpA gene encoding ribonuclease P protein component produces the protein MKKRFRVKKEKDFSAIFKKGESFANRKFVIYRLENNEQHFRVGLSVSKKLGNAVMRNQIKRRIRHILIEHKNQLVENVDFVVIARKGVEILDYAEMGKNLLHVLKLSKIYQEGNGSEKEITVD, from the coding sequence TTGAAAAAACGCTTTCGTGTAAAAAAAGAGAAAGATTTTAGTGCAATATTTAAAAAAGGGGAGAGTTTTGCTAATCGTAAATTTGTTATTTATCGATTAGAAAATAATGAGCAGCATTTTCGAGTTGGTCTGTCTGTCAGCAAAAAATTGGGAAACGCTGTCATGAGAAATCAGATCAAAAGAAGAATTCGACATATTCTGATTGAACATAAAAATCAGCTGGTTGAAAACGTAGATTTTGTTGTGATTGCTCGAAAAGGTGTTGAAATCTTGGACTACGCGGAAATGGGAAAAAATCTACTTCACGTATTAAAGTTATCAAAGATTTACCAGGAAGGAAATGGGAGTGAAAAAGAAATTACAGTTGACTAG
- a CDS encoding PFL family protein: protein MDIRQVTETIAMIEEQNFDIRTITMGISLLDCIDPDINRAADKIYEKITTKAANLVAVGDEIAAELGIPIVNKRVSVTPISLIGAATYATDYVVLAKALDKAAKEIGVDFIGGFSALVQKGYQKGDEILINSIPRALAETDKVCSSVNIGSTKSGINMTAVADMGRIIKETASLSDMGAAKLVVFANAVEDNPFMAGAFHGVGEADVIINVGVSGPGVVKRALEKVRGQSFDVVAETVKKTAFKITRIGQLVGQMASERLGVDFGIVDLSLAPTPAVGDSVARVLEEMGLETVGTHGTTAALALLNDQVKKGGVMACNQVGGLSGAFIPVSEDEGMIAAVQNGSLNLEKLEAMTAICSVGLDMIAIPEDTPAETIAAMIADEAAIGVINMKTTAVRIIPKGKEGDMIEFGGLLGTAPVMKVNGASSVDFIARGGQIPAPIHSFKN, encoded by the coding sequence ATGGATATTAGACAAGTTACCGAAACAATCGCTATGATTGAGGAGCAAAACTTTGACATTAGAACCATTACCATGGGGATTTCCCTTTTGGACTGTATCGATCCAGATATCAATCGTGCTGCGGATAAAATATATGAAAAGATTACTACAAAAGCAGCTAATTTAGTGGCTGTTGGGGATGAAATTGCGGCTGAGCTGGGAATTCCCATCGTAAATAAACGGGTATCAGTTACTCCAATTTCCTTGATTGGTGCTGCTACCTATGCGACGGATTATGTAGTCTTAGCTAAAGCACTGGATAAAGCTGCGAAAGAAATTGGTGTTGACTTCATTGGTGGTTTTTCAGCCTTGGTACAAAAGGGTTATCAAAAAGGTGATGAAATCCTCATCAACTCTATTCCTCGTGCCTTAGCAGAAACAGATAAGGTTTGTTCATCAGTAAATATCGGTTCTACCAAATCGGGCATCAATATGACTGCAGTAGCGGATATGGGACGCATTATCAAGGAAACAGCTTCTTTATCTGATATGGGTGCGGCTAAATTGGTTGTATTTGCCAACGCGGTAGAGGACAATCCTTTTATGGCAGGCGCTTTTCATGGTGTAGGTGAAGCAGATGTCATCATCAATGTAGGTGTTTCAGGACCGGGTGTTGTCAAACGTGCCTTGGAAAAAGTTCGAGGTCAGAGCTTTGATGTTGTTGCTGAAACTGTTAAAAAAACAGCTTTCAAGATTACTCGTATTGGTCAATTGGTTGGTCAAATGGCTAGTGAGCGCCTCGGAGTTGATTTTGGGATTGTCGATTTGAGTTTAGCTCCAACTCCAGCAGTGGGTGATTCTGTAGCTCGTGTTCTTGAAGAAATGGGGTTAGAGACAGTTGGGACTCATGGAACGACTGCTGCCTTGGCTCTCTTGAACGACCAAGTTAAAAAAGGTGGAGTTATGGCTTGCAACCAAGTTGGTGGTTTGTCAGGTGCTTTTATTCCAGTTTCTGAAGACGAGGGGATGATTGCTGCAGTGCAAAACGGATCCCTTAATTTGGAAAAATTAGAAGCTATGACAGCTATCTGTTCAGTTGGTTTGGATATGATTGCCATTCCTGAGGATACACCTGCAGAAACGATTGCGGCAATGATTGCGGATGAAGCTGCTATCGGAGTCATCAACATGAAAACAACTGCTGTACGTATTATTCCAAAAGGAAAAGAAGGCGACATGATTGAGTTTGGTGGCCTTTTAGGAACAGCTCCAGTCATGAAAGTCAACGGTGCATCGTCTGTTGATTTCATTGCACGTGGAGGACAAATCCCAGCTCCAATCCATAGTTTTAAAAATTAA
- a CDS encoding ACT domain-containing protein has translation MKAIITVVGKDKSGIVAGVATKIAELGLNIDDISQTVLDEFFTMMAVVSSDEKQDFTHLRNEFEVFGQTLNVKINIQSAAIFDAMYNI, from the coding sequence ATGAAAGCTATTATTACTGTTGTTGGTAAAGATAAATCTGGAATTGTTGCAGGTGTTGCGACAAAAATTGCTGAATTAGGCTTAAATATTGATGATATCTCACAAACAGTCCTGGATGAATTCTTTACAATGATGGCTGTGGTATCTAGTGATGAAAAACAAGATTTTACTCATCTTAGAAACGAATTTGAGGTTTTTGGTCAGACTTTGAATGTCAAAATCAATATTCAAAGTGCGGCTATTTTTGATGCTATGTACAATATCTAG
- the rplQ gene encoding 50S ribosomal protein L17 — MAYRKLGRTSSQRKAMLRDLTTDLLINESIVTTEARAKEIRKTVEKMITLGKRGDLHARRQAAAFVRNEIASENYDEATDKYTSTTALQKLFSEIAPRYAERNGGYTRILKTEPRRGDAAPMAIIELV, encoded by the coding sequence ATGGCTTACCGTAAACTAGGACGCACTAGCTCACAACGTAAAGCAATGCTTCGCGATTTGACAACTGACCTTTTGATCAACGAATCAATCGTGACAACTGAAGCTCGTGCTAAAGAAATCCGTAAAACTGTTGAAAAAATGATTACTCTAGGTAAACGTGGTGATTTGCATGCACGTCGTCAAGCAGCTGCTTTCGTACGTAATGAAATCGCATCTGAAAACTATGATGAAGCAACTGATAAGTACACTTCTACTACAGCACTTCAAAAATTGTTCTCAGAAATCGCACCTCGTTATGCTGAGCGTAACGGTGGATACACTCGTATCCTTAAAACTGAACCACGTCGTGGTGATGCAGCGCCAATGGCAATCATCGAATTAGTATAA
- a CDS encoding DNA-directed RNA polymerase subunit alpha, whose translation MIEFEKPNITKIDENKDYGKFVIEPLERGYGTTLGNSLRRVLLASLPGAAVTSINIEGVLHEFDTVPGVREDVMQIILNIKGIAVKSYVKDEKIIELDVQGPAEITAGDILTDSDIEIVNPDHYLFTIGEGSSLKATMTVNSGRGYVPADENKKDNAPVGTLAVDSIYTPVTKVNYQVEPARVGSNDGFDKLTLEILTNGTIIPEDALGLSARILTEHLDLFTNLTEIAKSAEVMKEADTESDDRILERTIEELDLSVRSYNCLKRAGINTVHDLTEKSEAEMMKVRNLGRKSLEEVKVKLIDLGLGLKDK comes from the coding sequence ATGATCGAGTTTGAAAAACCAAATATAACAAAAATTGATGAAAATAAAGATTATGGCAAGTTTGTAATCGAACCGCTTGAACGTGGTTACGGTACAACACTTGGTAACTCTCTTCGTCGTGTACTTCTAGCTTCTCTTCCAGGGGCTGCTGTAACATCTATCAATATCGAAGGTGTATTGCATGAATTTGATACAGTTCCGGGTGTTCGCGAAGACGTGATGCAAATCATTCTGAACATCAAAGGTATTGCAGTAAAATCTTACGTTAAAGACGAAAAGATCATTGAACTAGATGTGCAAGGTCCTGCTGAAATTACAGCTGGAGATATCTTGACAGATAGCGACATTGAAATTGTAAATCCAGATCATTATCTCTTTACAATCGGTGAAGGTTCTTCTCTAAAAGCGACAATGACTGTTAACAGTGGTCGTGGATATGTACCTGCTGATGAAAATAAAAAAGATAATGCACCAGTTGGAACACTTGCTGTAGATTCTATTTATACACCAGTTACAAAAGTCAACTATCAAGTTGAACCTGCTCGTGTAGGTAGCAATGATGGTTTCGACAAATTAACCCTTGAAATCTTGACTAATGGAACAATTATTCCAGAAGATGCTTTAGGGCTTTCAGCACGTATCTTGACAGAGCACCTTGATTTGTTTACAAATCTTACAGAGATTGCTAAGTCAGCAGAAGTGATGAAAGAAGCTGATACTGAATCGGACGACCGTATCTTGGAACGTACGATTGAGGAACTTGACTTGTCTGTGCGTTCATACAACTGTTTGAAACGTGCCGGTATCAACACTGTGCATGATTTGACAGAAAAATCTGAAGCAGAGATGATGAAAGTAAGAAATCTTGGACGCAAGAGTTTGGAAGAAGTGAAAGTCAAACTCATTGATTTGGGTCTTGGATTAAAAGATAAATAA
- the rpsK gene encoding 30S ribosomal protein S11, with translation MAKPTRKRRVKKNIESGIAHIHATFNNTIVMITDVHGNAIAWSSAGALGFKGSRKSTPFAAQMASEAAAKSAQEHGLKSVEVTVKGPGSGRESAIRALAAAGLEVTAIRDVTPVPHNGARPPKRRRV, from the coding sequence TTGGCTAAACCAACACGTAAACGTCGTGTGAAAAAGAATATCGAATCTGGTATTGCTCATATTCACGCTACATTTAATAACACTATTGTTATGATTACTGATGTGCATGGTAATGCAATTGCTTGGTCATCAGCTGGTGCTCTTGGTTTCAAAGGTTCTCGTAAATCTACACCATTTGCTGCTCAAATGGCTTCTGAAGCTGCTGCTAAATCTGCACAAGAACACGGTCTTAAGTCAGTTGAAGTTACTGTTAAAGGTCCAGGTTCTGGTCGTGAGTCAGCTATTCGTGCTCTTGCTGCCGCTGGTCTTGAAGTAACAGCAATTCGTGATGTGACTCCAGTGCCACACAATGGTGCTCGTCCTCCAAAACGTCGCCGTGTATAA
- the rpsM gene encoding 30S ribosomal protein S13, which translates to MARIAGVDIPNDKRVVISLTYVYGIGLPTSKKILAAAGISEDVRVRDLTPDQEDAIRREVDAIKVEGDLRREVNLNIKRLMEIGSYRGIRHRRGLPVRGQNTKNNARTRKGKAVAIAGKKK; encoded by the coding sequence ATGGCTCGTATTGCTGGAGTTGACATTCCAAATGACAAACGCGTAGTAATTTCATTGACTTATGTGTACGGTATCGGACTTCCAACATCTAAGAAAATCTTAGCAGCTGCTGGAATTTCAGAAGATGTACGTGTTCGCGATCTTACACCAGATCAAGAAGATGCTATCCGTCGTGAAGTGGATGCAATTAAAGTTGAAGGTGACCTTCGTCGTGAAGTTAACTTGAACATCAAACGTTTGATGGAAATCGGTTCATACCGTGGTATCCGTCACCGTCGTGGACTTCCTGTCCGTGGACAAAACACTAAAAACAACGCTCGCACTCGTAAAGGTAAAGCTGTTGCGATTGCTGGTAAGAAAAAATAA
- the rpmJ gene encoding 50S ribosomal protein L36, with translation MKVRPSVKPICEYCKVIRRNGRVMVICPANPKHKQRQG, from the coding sequence ATGAAAGTAAGACCATCGGTCAAACCAATTTGCGAATACTGTAAAGTAATTCGTCGTAATGGTCGTGTTATGGTAATTTGCCCAGCAAATCCAAAACACAAACAACGTCAAGGATAA
- the infA gene encoding translation initiation factor IF-1 yields MAKDDVIEVEGKVVDTMPNAMFTVELENGHQILATVSGKIRKNYIRILAGDRVTVEMSPYDLTRGRITYRFK; encoded by the coding sequence GTGGCAAAAGACGATGTGATTGAAGTTGAAGGTAAAGTAGTTGATACTATGCCGAATGCAATGTTTACGGTTGAACTTGAAAATGGACATCAGATTTTAGCAACAGTTTCTGGTAAAATTCGTAAAAACTATATTCGTATTTTAGCGGGAGATCGTGTTACTGTCGAAATGAGTCCATATGACTTGACACGTGGACGTATCACTTACCGCTTTAAATAA
- a CDS encoding adenylate kinase, translating to MNLLIMGLPGAGKGTQAAKIVEQFHVAHISTGDMFRAAMANQTEMGVLAKSYIDKGELVPDEVTNGIVKERLAQDDIKDKGFLLDGFPRTIEQAYALDQILVDLGLELEGVINIEVDPSCLLERLSGRIIHRETGETFHKVFNPPVDYKEEDYYQREDDKPETVKRRLDVNIAQGEPIIAHYRAKGLVHDIEGNQDINDVFADIEKVLTKLK from the coding sequence ATGAATCTTTTGATTATGGGCTTACCTGGTGCAGGTAAGGGTACACAAGCAGCAAAAATTGTTGAACAATTCCATGTTGCTCATATCTCAACAGGTGATATGTTCCGTGCGGCAATGGCTAACCAAACTGAAATGGGTGTCTTAGCTAAGTCTTATATCGACAAAGGCGAGTTGGTTCCAGATGAAGTTACAAACGGTATCGTTAAAGAACGTTTGGCTCAAGATGACATTAAGGATAAAGGATTCCTTTTAGACGGTTTCCCTCGTACCATTGAACAAGCATACGCTTTGGATCAAATTTTGGTAGACCTTGGTCTTGAACTTGAGGGTGTAATCAATATTGAAGTAGATCCATCATGTCTACTCGAACGTTTGAGTGGTCGTATCATTCACCGTGAAACTGGCGAAACTTTCCACAAAGTTTTCAACCCACCAGTTGATTACAAAGAAGAAGACTACTATCAACGTGAAGATGACAAACCTGAAACAGTAAAACGTCGTTTGGATGTCAATATTGCCCAAGGTGAACCGATTATTGCCCACTATCGTGCTAAAGGTTTGGTACATGATATTGAAGGTAATCAAGATATCAATGATGTCTTTGCTGATATCGAAAAAGTATTGACAAAATTGAAATAA